The following coding sequences are from one Propionispora vibrioides window:
- a CDS encoding GDYXXLXY domain-containing protein, with product MRQQIRLLLFITAAILQLATPLYMAWHWEDILQTGETFYWQTAPVDPYDTFKGRYMDLRFQQTIIPRPDHTAWRYGQTAYALIDHDSQNHAYISGISRSAPSNAAYLQVKVSYIQDDTIHIDLPFKRYYLPEDLTTAAEDAYRKHVGDATVAAVRIKDGYGVIEQLYIKGQPLSEFLQNQK from the coding sequence ATGAGGCAGCAAATCCGCCTGCTGTTATTTATCACTGCAGCCATTTTGCAGTTAGCAACGCCGCTTTATATGGCCTGGCATTGGGAAGACATTCTGCAAACCGGGGAAACCTTCTATTGGCAAACGGCTCCGGTTGATCCTTACGATACCTTTAAAGGACGCTACATGGATTTGCGCTTCCAGCAAACAATCATACCCCGACCAGATCATACGGCATGGCGTTATGGCCAGACCGCGTATGCCTTGATTGACCACGACAGTCAAAACCATGCCTATATTAGCGGCATCAGTCGTTCCGCACCTTCCAACGCTGCCTACCTTCAGGTGAAAGTCAGTTATATTCAGGATGATACGATTCATATTGATCTTCCGTTCAAGCGCTATTACCTGCCGGAAGATCTGACTACAGCCGCCGAGGACGCTTACCGTAAACATGTCGGCGATGCTACCGTAGCTGCTGTTCGTATCAAAGACGGTTATGGCGTGATCGAACAACTCTATATCAAGGGTCAACCCCTGTCCGAATTTCTGCAAAACCAGAAATAG
- a CDS encoding tetratricopeptide repeat protein, which produces MNTKMIIRLLVLFILLFGIFNSKPVFALQAGDVVPAQGPYGIKVGQIAPDLILPELSEQDSNLDFKAGKPTIIISLHTGEYMNKLQEFQKVYDTYKDKVRFFIITSGDRQEVEKTYKKNNVTIPVIIDSTIHFIRKYNGSVPSMMITNGEGKIVYNNLIHVEMNSFMQYIDKLVFGEEPLPGMKFAPDAREVPKVPQLMKLGTVLTKENFKDLDDNDFEVDYHSEPTVLFFWKDFSSPDTLEREMPIIEKLYMENRGKINFYTIVSARKKDFVIRTLAEHHCTVPTLFDTGTALGYTYSFPAIVVVDGQGILRFRPRTIDAVSLQKIIDESLVPYKALPEPKDASEWAQRGNLFLEKQDYLEAVDAYSQCLALDATFYTAFVSRGDAYEKMLRSKNAYDDYTAAIELKPREVSNYYKRAAVAREMRQFSQMVADYSKIIEMNPKETKAYLYRGNYYLENGQAELAIADYTTAIKVNSREAEAFIKRGDSYLSMQRYVEAIADYNTASRLNPPDTRSYTGRGIAYLRQGQNSRAINEYSAAIAIKPEPSSYYLRSIAYYRQGKSDLTLSDLGKFIELTPQESLGYYQRGIVHHLRQEEAEAVKDFTVAMQILPRDGKIAFALAQSLEKNQEQDKALAAYKVALEYLPEYKKEQVAKAKSRIDGDWNSYPEWME; this is translated from the coding sequence ATGAATACAAAAATGATTATTAGATTACTTGTTTTATTTATTTTATTGTTTGGTATTTTTAACAGTAAGCCTGTATTTGCTCTGCAAGCAGGGGATGTAGTTCCTGCGCAAGGTCCCTACGGTATAAAGGTCGGACAAATTGCTCCTGATTTAATACTTCCGGAGTTAAGCGAGCAAGACAGTAACTTGGATTTTAAAGCCGGAAAACCGACAATTATTATTTCTCTGCATACTGGCGAATATATGAATAAACTACAGGAATTTCAGAAGGTTTATGATACATACAAAGATAAGGTCCGCTTCTTCATCATTACATCAGGAGACCGTCAGGAGGTCGAAAAAACGTATAAAAAAAATAATGTTACAATACCTGTCATTATCGATAGCACCATTCATTTTATCAGAAAATATAATGGCAGTGTGCCAAGCATGATGATTACCAATGGTGAGGGGAAGATAGTCTATAATAATTTGATTCATGTTGAAATGAATTCGTTTATGCAATATATAGATAAATTAGTCTTTGGTGAAGAGCCATTACCAGGTATGAAATTTGCACCGGATGCTCGTGAAGTACCTAAAGTGCCACAACTAATGAAACTGGGCACAGTTCTTACAAAAGAAAATTTTAAAGATTTAGATGATAATGATTTTGAAGTTGATTATCATAGCGAGCCGACAGTTTTGTTTTTTTGGAAGGATTTTTCCTCTCCCGATACGTTGGAAAGGGAAATGCCAATAATAGAGAAGCTTTACATGGAAAATAGGGGCAAGATTAATTTTTATACGATAGTTTCAGCCAGAAAGAAGGATTTTGTAATTAGGACATTGGCGGAACATCATTGCACTGTTCCTACATTATTTGATACTGGTACTGCACTTGGTTATACTTATAGCTTCCCGGCGATTGTGGTTGTCGATGGGCAGGGAATATTGCGCTTTCGACCACGAACGATTGATGCCGTAAGCTTGCAAAAAATCATTGATGAAAGCCTAGTTCCATACAAAGCGTTGCCTGAACCGAAAGATGCCAGTGAATGGGCACAGCGCGGGAATTTATTTCTGGAAAAGCAGGATTATCTGGAAGCAGTTGATGCATACAGTCAGTGCCTGGCGCTGGATGCTACCTTCTATACAGCCTTTGTAAGTCGAGGCGATGCTTATGAAAAAATGTTAAGATCAAAAAATGCCTATGACGATTATACGGCAGCCATTGAATTAAAACCGAGAGAGGTTAGCAATTATTATAAAAGGGCAGCGGTTGCTCGTGAAATGCGGCAATTTTCCCAGATGGTCGCTGACTATAGTAAGATTATCGAAATGAACCCGAAGGAAACGAAAGCATATCTGTATCGAGGGAATTACTACTTAGAGAATGGACAAGCGGAGCTGGCAATTGCAGATTACACAACGGCAATAAAAGTCAATTCCAGGGAAGCGGAAGCCTTTATAAAGCGTGGTGACAGCTATCTGTCAATGCAAAGGTATGTTGAGGCTATAGCCGATTATAACACTGCAAGTAGGTTAAATCCCCCTGATACCAGGAGTTATACGGGACGAGGGATTGCGTATTTAAGACAAGGCCAAAACAGCCGTGCGATTAATGAGTATAGCGCTGCTATTGCGATTAAACCTGAACCGAGCAGTTATTATTTGCGGAGTATTGCCTATTATCGTCAGGGAAAATCTGATCTTACTCTCTCTGATTTGGGTAAGTTTATCGAATTAACGCCTCAGGAATCTTTGGGATATTACCAGCGGGGAATTGTGCATCACCTGCGCCAAGAGGAAGCCGAAGCTGTTAAAGATTTTACAGTGGCTATGCAAATATTGCCCAGGGATGGCAAAATAGCATTTGCATTGGCCCAGTCTCTGGAGAAAAATCAAGAACAGGATAAGGCTCTTGCGGCCTATAAAGTGGCGTTAGAATACCTTCCCGAGTACAAAAAAGAACAAGTAGCCAAGGCAAAAAGCCGAATAGATGGGGATTGGAATAGTTATCCTGAATGGATGGAATAA
- a CDS encoding J domain-containing protein yields the protein MNWNEDRGIDMDFWAVLDLNSTTDISAIKKAYAAKLKIFHPEDDPEGFQRLRLAYENALNFAKYNQKPTKIPVITQQVQTFGEEMYDKPALINNPITFDANGNNRNTAEELVNEFIDRVKKIYHDPNLKNDVTQWKHILEDEKYWNLEIKQTINLRLLHFLANPEVGLPQQLSPYQQLSPYRASKNALLPEVWELFNDFFFWTERERELYNMFPQDFLDFVWEKVHFRREQQERRKLKNIVRRYVPVNKSPLFWAGKMLTAILVIIVAIIFIKFAGPLGIGVAIVSWLRYKHFVR from the coding sequence ATGAATTGGAACGAAGACAGGGGTATTGATATGGACTTTTGGGCTGTATTGGATTTAAATTCGACCACAGATATTTCTGCCATCAAAAAAGCTTATGCTGCAAAGTTGAAGATATTTCATCCGGAGGATGATCCGGAAGGTTTTCAACGGTTGAGACTGGCCTATGAGAATGCTCTGAATTTTGCAAAATATAATCAGAAGCCTACCAAGATACCTGTCATTACTCAACAAGTACAAACGTTTGGCGAAGAGATGTATGATAAACCAGCTTTGATAAACAATCCGATAACATTTGATGCAAATGGGAATAACCGAAATACGGCAGAAGAACTTGTCAATGAATTTATTGATAGAGTAAAAAAGATTTATCATGATCCTAATCTTAAAAATGATGTGACTCAATGGAAACATATATTGGAAGACGAAAAGTATTGGAATCTTGAAATTAAACAAACTATAAATTTACGTTTACTACATTTTTTGGCGAATCCCGAGGTTGGATTGCCTCAGCAACTTTCTCCTTATCAACAACTTTCACCATATAGAGCTTCTAAAAATGCTCTGTTGCCTGAGGTATGGGAATTGTTTAATGATTTTTTCTTTTGGACGGAGCGGGAACGGGAACTTTACAATATGTTTCCTCAGGATTTTCTGGATTTTGTATGGGAGAAAGTTCATTTTAGAAGGGAACAGCAGGAACGACGTAAACTGAAAAATATTGTTAGGAGATATGTACCGGTTAATAAAAGTCCATTATTTTGGGCTGGTAAGATGCTTACTGCTATTTTAGTTATTATAGTTGCAATCATTTTCATAAAGTTTGCAGGACCATTAGGAATAGGTGTAGCAATCGTCTCTTGGTTAAGATACAAACATTTCGTACGCTAA
- a CDS encoding Hsp70 family protein, which translates to MPIVGIDLGTTNSLISYWDNDRVQIIPNAVGSNLTPSVISVDENQEIFVGQIARERLIGYPHLTIAAFKRYMGTSKTFKLGKYKFLPEELSSFVIRSLKQDAEAYLGESIHEAVISVPAYFNDAQRRATKRAGELAGLKVERLINEPSAAACAYGLHQKKSETKFLIFDLGGGTFDVSIVELFENVMEVKAIAGDNYLGGEDFTNALISAFAQYHKMNDKNIEQKAYVMIKKQAELCKQSLSNHMTATMNCLINGKTLEFNMDRNGFSTVAKELLNRLRVPVEKALRDASIKADELDSVILVGGATRMPMIHTLVSKLLGRFPSCSLNPDEVVAIGAGIQAAMKERNVVLKEVVLTDVCPYTLGIETSVPSGYGYYEDGHFAPIIERNTTIPVSKVEQFCTISDNQTYINVKIFQGEGRLTKSNISLGSIKMEVPPAPAGQQTVDVRFTYDINGILEVEVNAVKTGLRKRIVIEESPGTLSKADIENRLAALAAIKIHPRDRQENQLLLARGERLFEESLGDFRMEIAALLHQFERVINRQNDREIKKEAELFRVKLDELERRQGY; encoded by the coding sequence GTGCCTATAGTAGGTATTGATTTAGGAACAACAAATAGTTTAATTTCATATTGGGACAATGATCGAGTGCAGATAATCCCAAACGCAGTTGGTAGTAACTTAACTCCTTCTGTGATTAGTGTAGATGAAAATCAGGAGATATTTGTTGGACAGATTGCCAGGGAACGTTTAATTGGTTATCCTCATTTAACGATAGCTGCCTTTAAACGTTATATGGGAACCAGCAAGACCTTTAAATTAGGTAAATATAAATTTCTACCAGAGGAATTGTCATCTTTTGTTATTCGCTCACTAAAGCAAGATGCCGAAGCTTATCTGGGAGAATCAATTCATGAGGCAGTGATTAGTGTTCCTGCGTATTTTAATGATGCACAGCGCAGGGCTACCAAACGGGCGGGAGAATTGGCCGGATTGAAGGTGGAGCGACTAATTAATGAGCCTTCCGCTGCGGCGTGTGCTTACGGACTTCATCAGAAAAAATCTGAAACAAAGTTCTTAATATTTGACCTTGGTGGTGGCACTTTTGATGTTTCAATTGTTGAACTATTTGAGAATGTTATGGAAGTAAAAGCAATAGCCGGTGACAACTATCTGGGAGGAGAGGATTTTACCAATGCTTTGATTTCCGCTTTTGCTCAATATCATAAGATGAATGATAAAAATATAGAGCAAAAAGCATACGTAATGATAAAAAAGCAGGCTGAACTATGCAAGCAAAGCCTGAGTAACCATATGACAGCAACCATGAATTGCCTCATTAATGGCAAAACATTGGAATTCAACATGGATCGCAATGGATTTTCAACAGTTGCTAAAGAATTATTAAATCGGTTGCGAGTCCCTGTTGAGAAAGCTCTGCGAGATGCCTCAATAAAAGCAGATGAGCTTGATTCAGTTATATTGGTCGGTGGTGCGACTCGCATGCCTATGATTCATACGCTTGTTAGCAAATTGCTGGGCCGTTTTCCTTCTTGTAGTTTGAATCCGGATGAAGTTGTCGCGATTGGGGCCGGGATTCAGGCTGCTATGAAGGAAAGGAATGTTGTGCTGAAAGAGGTAGTTCTGACGGATGTCTGCCCCTACACATTAGGAATTGAGACATCTGTTCCCAGTGGTTACGGTTATTACGAAGATGGACATTTTGCTCCGATTATTGAACGTAATACAACGATTCCGGTGAGTAAGGTAGAGCAATTTTGTACCATTTCTGATAACCAGACTTACATAAATGTTAAGATATTTCAGGGTGAAGGCCGCCTAACCAAAAGTAATATATCGCTGGGATCCATAAAAATGGAAGTTCCACCAGCACCGGCAGGTCAGCAAACCGTGGATGTGCGGTTTACCTATGATATTAATGGTATATTGGAGGTGGAAGTTAACGCTGTCAAAACAGGGCTACGAAAACGAATTGTTATTGAAGAAAGTCCTGGCACTCTGTCTAAAGCAGATATTGAAAACAGACTGGCAGCTTTAGCGGCCATTAAAATACATCCTAGAGATCGGCAAGAAAATCAACTACTTCTTGCGCGAGGCGAAAGACTATTTGAAGAATCCTTGGGGGATTTTAGGATGGAAATTGCTGCTCTTCTTCACCAGTTTGAACGCGTGATAAACAGACAAAATGATCGGGAAATAAAAAAAGAAGCTGAATTATTTCGAGTAAAATTAGATGAATTGGAACGAAGACAGGGGTATTGA
- a CDS encoding SanA/YdcF family protein — MLINRINLLGGEELKKRMKCKRSYIISLSLIFLLGVVCILYTNQRVLEFGSDYIIKADEVPESDAIIVLGAYVSPDGVVSQILEERLKVGYELYRQGKAGKIIVSGDHSRKDYDEVNAMKKYYLDKNIPSEDVFMDHAGFTTYESMYRAKYIFGVNKVVIVSQKFHVPRAIFIARQLGIEAYGVEAETGNYSRFVIVSNNIRESIARCKAFITAAIKPKPTFLGETIPVNGSGTVTDDKP; from the coding sequence GTGTTAATAAACAGAATTAACCTATTGGGTGGTGAGGAACTGAAAAAAAGGATGAAATGTAAACGATCATATATAATCAGTCTTTCTTTGATTTTCTTGCTTGGAGTGGTTTGTATCCTTTATACTAATCAGCGTGTCTTAGAATTTGGATCAGACTATATTATTAAAGCCGACGAGGTGCCGGAAAGTGATGCAATCATAGTTCTGGGAGCATATGTTTCGCCAGATGGGGTAGTATCCCAGATACTTGAAGAACGACTGAAAGTCGGGTATGAACTCTATCGGCAAGGTAAAGCTGGGAAAATCATTGTAAGCGGGGACCATAGCCGCAAAGATTATGATGAAGTTAATGCGATGAAAAAATATTATCTTGATAAAAACATTCCTTCGGAAGACGTATTTATGGATCATGCCGGATTTACAACATATGAGAGTATGTATAGGGCTAAATATATATTTGGGGTAAACAAGGTGGTCATTGTATCTCAGAAGTTTCATGTTCCGCGGGCTATCTTTATAGCAAGGCAACTAGGCATTGAGGCGTATGGTGTGGAAGCTGAGACAGGCAACTATAGCCGGTTCGTAATAGTAAGCAATAATATAAGAGAATCAATAGCGCGTTGTAAAGCCTTTATAACGGCGGCTATAAAACCTAAACCTACCTTTTTAGGTGAAACAATACCTGTCAACGGTAGTGGTACCGTTACAGATGACAAACCCTAG
- a CDS encoding WG repeat-containing protein has product MEKSMDLWSGIRKLQLLVLVTCVLLLVSTHVLVNAAGYESPLYIIKQDGKYGYGDADGHVVIPPVYLQAKRFSEGVAAVQIQQGFWGMINTKGEIVGTLRNVDEVREFSEGLAVVRQGARYGYIDKKQLVIPFKYDEAEDFSEGLAVVAKRDGNTIMERLNNIKYGYIDPNGTEVIECQFRSAGNFKEGLAPVSSEATDFRWGYIDKEGHYVIEAKYFTAREFSDGLAPVTITLGQSGFIDHQGSVVIPPQYSWTYSFSEGLARVDVEGKYGFIDKNGNMVIKPIFTYADDFRDGLARIYDKSPGFGEDDYKYKDVGFGYIDKHGNVRRQITK; this is encoded by the coding sequence ATGGAAAAGAGTATGGACTTATGGAGTGGCATCCGTAAGTTACAGCTGCTTGTTTTGGTGACATGTGTACTTCTATTAGTAAGTACACATGTATTAGTCAATGCTGCTGGTTACGAGAGTCCACTTTACATTATCAAACAAGATGGTAAATATGGTTATGGTGATGCTGATGGTCATGTTGTTATCCCACCTGTTTATTTACAGGCAAAAAGATTTTCTGAAGGTGTTGCTGCTGTTCAGATTCAGCAAGGATTTTGGGGCATGATCAATACAAAAGGGGAAATAGTTGGTACGTTAAGAAATGTTGATGAAGTTAGGGAATTCTCAGAAGGGCTGGCTGTTGTAAGGCAGGGCGCAAGATACGGATATATCGATAAAAAACAACTGGTTATTCCATTTAAGTATGATGAGGCTGAAGATTTTTCCGAGGGATTGGCCGTAGTCGCAAAACGTGACGGAAATACTATTATGGAAAGATTAAATAATATTAAGTACGGGTATATCGACCCAAATGGAACGGAAGTTATCGAATGTCAATTCAGATCGGCAGGTAATTTCAAAGAAGGATTGGCTCCGGTATCTTCGGAGGCAACAGATTTTCGTTGGGGCTACATTGATAAAGAAGGGCACTATGTAATAGAGGCAAAATATTTCACTGCAAGAGAATTCTCTGACGGGCTGGCTCCGGTAACAATAACTTTGGGACAAAGTGGTTTTATTGATCATCAAGGAAGTGTGGTAATTCCTCCTCAATATAGTTGGACATATAGTTTTTCAGAAGGGCTTGCCCGAGTAGATGTTGAAGGAAAATATGGCTTTATCGACAAGAATGGTAACATGGTGATTAAGCCGATATTTACTTATGCTGATGATTTTCGTGATGGCCTTGCCCGAATATATGATAAGAGTCCCGGATTTGGTGAAGATGATTATAAGTATAAGGATGTTGGCTTTGGCTATATTGATAAGCATGGTAATGTAAGGAGGCAAATTACAAAATAG
- the deoC gene encoding deoxyribose-phosphate aldolase, with protein sequence MIANLNKYVDHTLLRADATEKQITALCKEAAAHHFMSVCVNPYWVKTAAQCLAGTDVKTCTVIGFPLGASSTGIKVAEVRQAIEDGAEEVDMVINIGELKNGNYQAVKADIQSVTEAAKGKALVKVIIETALLTDAEKIKACELAKEAGADFVKTSTGFSTGGATIADVALMRRTVGNEVGVKASGGIRSLEDALTLIEAGANRLGSSNGVVIMEKILS encoded by the coding sequence ATGATTGCCAATTTGAATAAATACGTAGATCATACCTTGCTGAGAGCTGATGCAACAGAGAAGCAAATAACGGCGCTTTGCAAAGAAGCGGCAGCTCATCATTTTATGTCTGTCTGTGTGAACCCGTATTGGGTGAAAACGGCAGCGCAATGTCTTGCCGGTACGGATGTGAAGACCTGCACCGTTATTGGATTTCCGCTCGGAGCTTCATCAACCGGGATTAAAGTGGCTGAGGTAAGACAAGCAATTGAAGATGGGGCCGAAGAAGTTGATATGGTTATTAATATCGGTGAATTAAAAAACGGTAATTACCAGGCTGTTAAAGCGGACATTCAATCGGTGACTGAGGCGGCAAAGGGAAAAGCGCTGGTCAAGGTAATTATTGAAACAGCATTACTTACGGATGCGGAAAAAATCAAAGCCTGTGAATTGGCTAAAGAAGCAGGGGCGGATTTTGTCAAAACGTCAACAGGGTTTTCGACAGGAGGCGCTACGATTGCCGATGTTGCCTTAATGCGCCGGACGGTAGGAAATGAAGTCGGGGTAAAAGCCAGTGGCGGAATAAGGAGTCTGGAGGATGCGCTTACACTTATTGAGGCAGGTGCAAACCGTTTGGGATCCTCCAATGGTGTGGTTATTATGGAGAAGATATTGTCGTAA
- a CDS encoding FGGY-family carbohydrate kinase, with translation MVNQGHLFLGADFGTQGVRVGLADEKGSILEAKEIKYPIHYPKPGQAIQNSADWWRGFEEALGAVLGNITPTQKKAIRAISICATSSTIVPVDQEGTALDDAIMWMDIRAKEQARRINEINHEVLKYCGEAVSPEWLIPKLLWLKENKREIYDKASLIVEQIDLINYKLTDIWAASKVNAVCKWNYIEGIGFDDDYMEKIGLDDYKNKMIVNIVPMGKCVGYLKQELVQRYDLPDIPVIQGGIDAHIGMIGMGVVGPGKMAANMGTSFVQLIFTDQDVPVKGIWGPYKGAMVEGLTLLEAGQISAGSIIKWYQNIFNLNSPEAYKIMQEEVENVPIGADGLRALDFFQGNRTPYKDSYATGVITGLTLNHDRAHFHRAIMEAVSFGFKNIVKNFEDSGVPITKVIGTGGVTHDRTWMQILSDVTGKEFTINENTNYGTILGCTMLSAVGSGVYDSLFEAAENMVHEKETIQPNLENTKKYEKPFEEYLHLYQALKTV, from the coding sequence ATGGTAAATCAGGGGCATTTATTCTTGGGAGCTGATTTTGGTACGCAGGGAGTGCGGGTTGGTTTGGCGGATGAGAAAGGCAGTATTTTGGAGGCTAAAGAAATAAAGTATCCCATTCACTATCCCAAGCCGGGCCAGGCCATACAAAACAGTGCGGATTGGTGGCGGGGATTTGAGGAGGCCTTGGGGGCGGTACTGGGAAATATCACTCCAACGCAAAAAAAGGCAATCCGGGCAATCTCCATTTGTGCTACTTCCTCTACGATTGTTCCGGTTGATCAGGAGGGAACCGCGCTTGATGATGCTATTATGTGGATGGACATTCGTGCGAAGGAACAAGCCAGAAGAATAAATGAAATCAATCATGAGGTATTAAAGTATTGTGGTGAAGCGGTGTCCCCTGAATGGCTGATTCCCAAGCTACTGTGGCTAAAAGAAAACAAACGGGAGATTTATGATAAAGCCAGCCTGATTGTGGAGCAGATAGATTTAATTAACTATAAGCTGACCGATATCTGGGCGGCAAGTAAGGTCAATGCAGTATGCAAGTGGAACTATATTGAAGGTATTGGTTTCGATGATGACTACATGGAAAAAATCGGGCTGGATGACTATAAGAATAAAATGATTGTTAACATTGTTCCCATGGGGAAATGTGTGGGTTATTTGAAGCAGGAGCTTGTGCAAAGATATGACCTGCCAGATATTCCTGTTATTCAGGGTGGAATTGATGCACATATTGGTATGATTGGCATGGGGGTCGTTGGTCCCGGCAAAATGGCGGCAAACATGGGGACAAGTTTTGTTCAGCTCATATTTACTGATCAGGACGTTCCGGTTAAGGGAATATGGGGTCCCTATAAAGGGGCGATGGTCGAAGGGTTGACTTTATTGGAAGCGGGTCAAATTTCGGCTGGGTCTATTATCAAATGGTATCAGAATATTTTTAATTTAAATAGCCCGGAAGCCTATAAAATTATGCAGGAAGAAGTAGAGAATGTACCCATTGGTGCCGACGGTCTACGGGCACTGGACTTTTTTCAGGGAAATCGCACTCCATATAAAGACAGCTATGCTACAGGAGTTATTACCGGTCTCACCTTAAATCACGACAGGGCGCATTTTCACCGGGCTATTATGGAAGCCGTATCGTTTGGTTTTAAAAATATAGTGAAAAATTTTGAAGACAGTGGTGTACCTATTACCAAAGTGATTGGTACCGGCGGAGTCACCCACGACCGGACTTGGATGCAAATTCTATCGGATGTAACGGGAAAAGAATTTACTATTAATGAGAATACCAATTATGGGACCATACTGGGCTGCACCATGCTTAGTGCGGTGGGCAGCGGAGTGTATGACTCATTGTTTGAGGCGGCGGAAAACATGGTTCATGAAAAAGAAACGATACAGCCTAATCTGGAAAATACAAAAAAATATGAAAAACCGTTTGAGGAATATCTGCATTTGTATCAAGCCTTAAAAACAGTATAA
- a CDS encoding galactitol-1-phosphate 5-dehydrogenase, with translation MKAVQMFAVKDLRVNEVEKPCPAPDEVLLKIYAVGVCGSDIPRINKKGPHVLPIIPGHEFAGQVVGLGEAVTGWSIGDKATVAPLIPCKRCVCCKGGLYSLCEDYKYYGSRNDGAFAEYLAVKSENMIKLDEKIPYDWGATVDPAANAIHAFIRGNITEKDSLTVFGMGGIGLFAIQYGKAIGIKTIIAVDINDQKLEAAKDCGADYIVNSRREDAVVRIRELTAGEGTSAVVEMSGSPIAQVQAVLAASKMGRIVYLGISNSELTYPKEAVDRILRGQLSVIGSWNSFSSPFPGREWLEAASFMAQGKLNPDKIITHRLGLEEVPEVFRKIDQEPFYFNKIIFYPHGK, from the coding sequence ATGAAGGCGGTTCAAATGTTTGCGGTTAAAGATTTAAGAGTCAATGAAGTAGAAAAACCTTGTCCTGCACCGGATGAGGTGTTGCTTAAAATTTATGCGGTTGGTGTTTGCGGTTCAGACATACCCCGTATTAATAAGAAGGGGCCGCATGTACTGCCGATTATCCCCGGACATGAGTTTGCCGGCCAGGTGGTGGGACTCGGTGAGGCAGTTACCGGCTGGAGCATAGGGGACAAGGCGACTGTTGCACCCTTGATTCCCTGCAAGCGATGCGTTTGCTGCAAGGGAGGACTGTATTCCTTGTGTGAGGACTATAAGTATTATGGGTCGCGGAATGATGGAGCTTTTGCCGAATATTTGGCAGTTAAGTCTGAAAATATGATCAAGCTTGATGAGAAAATTCCCTATGACTGGGGAGCGACGGTTGATCCGGCAGCGAATGCTATTCATGCTTTTATACGGGGGAATATTACAGAAAAAGATAGCCTGACGGTATTTGGAATGGGTGGAATCGGTCTATTCGCAATTCAGTATGGCAAAGCGATTGGGATAAAAACAATAATCGCCGTGGATATCAATGATCAGAAGCTGGAAGCGGCAAAAGACTGTGGAGCCGATTATATAGTAAATTCCCGGCGGGAAGATGCAGTTGTCCGAATCAGGGAGTTGACCGCTGGTGAGGGAACCTCTGCAGTTGTTGAAATGTCCGGCTCTCCGATTGCGCAGGTCCAGGCCGTTTTGGCTGCCAGTAAAATGGGCCGAATTGTGTATCTTGGTATTAGCAATTCGGAACTTACGTATCCCAAAGAAGCTGTGGACAGGATTCTAAGAGGTCAGCTTTCGGTCATTGGCAGCTGGAACTCTTTTTCGAGTCCATTTCCCGGACGTGAGTGGCTGGAAGCAGCCAGTTTTATGGCCCAGGGGAAATTAAACCCGGATAAGATTATAACGCATCGCTTAGGCCTTGAAGAAGTTCCGGAAGTGTTTCGCAAAATAGATCAAGAACCATTCTACTTCAATAAAATTATCTTTTATCCTCATGGAAAATAA